GATACCACGTGGAAACTAATTATATtggtaaaaatgattttttttcattgctgtcctctctacaaccatttgttgaggaAAAGGTCTAAGCTTCCTTTtttaagttgtaactttgtctcAAAGTAGGTTACCCTATTCTTACGATGTGCCTCAATTCCAACAAGATTTGTTgacccctgtaaaacagttactatataactctttacgaaaaaaaagtccagcattttgactgttggactggaactgttagattggaactgttaaaatcgacacgcgaaaacgtgttattgattagaaggggtataacaaaacagttgttgactgtgtctcgggcaacagttgatctgtcggactgGCTCGTAAACTGTTGCCCGCGGCCTTcggccttgggcaacagtttgcgagccggtccgacagatcaactgttgccctcgaccccagtcaacaactgtataataTTTGCCTGTGTCTGTGGAGGTacattgaagatatattttcattgaaatattatatgtactttattatttaagacaatttttaatttagacAATCACTTTTTTGGACTTCTAAAAagaatttactttaatttatacttatagaactgggaaaaacataaaacaaacatgGGACAGGTATAGagatgtatataaaatttaacacGGATTGGTTTGAATTGACAGTTATtgttttctatgaaaatataacgGAAGTGTGTCTCCATAGACACAGGAGTTCTAACTACAGACTggatttttcttgttctaaaaatagatcccaTGCCGACTGATAAAAATAGGGGACCCTTTATTGAGGCAAAGTTACAACAtaaatgtgcaaaattcaaactttttctcaacaaatgctTTGGAGAAGACACCACTgaacccccttcatattttttcagatttttaaatctttaaaataagtctgtagctgtgtagttcgacagctgttttaAGTGATTAAACATGCATTGTTCTGTTCAAGacatgtttacattcttatcctcaaatgtacaagatggccgcacatcccccttaataAGGCAAGTTTATCTTTGTAGGCGTCTTAACTCGATAATAATGCACTTCTTTCAGACAGAACCTTCTTAAAGATAAGTGTTACCTTTTAGAAATATGCATACTTTAAGAAAGTAAAAGAAGAAATGAAATCGAACATCAAGCATGGCTGAAAGTATTTATCCCTTTTTTAACAATCATTTTATCTTCAATTTTCAGAGACAATATAGACAATATCATATAAGTTCATTGTTGTTTCAAAGCTCAgcattatcatttaaaataaaatcatgaattgatataaaaaatatgacgtAAAAAGAAAGAGTCGAAACAAAATGCATATGGCTACCACATTAAACATCGTAAATCTTAATATAGACTTTGAAAGTTCTGATACAGTCTCCTTTCGGTTTGGTCGTAGATCTGATCACTTCACAGAAGTCTCtctcaatgtttgtttttggtATTATTGTCATAAACACAAGCCTTTGGAAATACctgaaaaaaagcaaaatatgtcatttttttcatattttatggcATTATTGCTAATTTGGTTTAAAAAGTATTCAAAGATAagacatatttttaacaaaaatttcgTGACGTTTgaggaaataaaattttaaatctatCTGATGTAAgccattcaaaataaaaaataaatgagacTATTCCATATCAATAATACGTACAAATTTGTTTTCTAATATACGAATCAGCGGTGCGCTCCTCGGCCCGCTTACTGTGTTGATGTTCACATGCTTTAACACAATCTTGATATCTATCAATCATAGTAATCAAATAGTTCCCCACAGGTTCAAGTCTACTGTATCTTTCTGAGGCAGCGATCAGGGACTGGACAAAGGCAGCAAACGACATGTCTGcaaaataaagcaaatttcAAATCACCGTTGACTGGTTACTGTCAAATAAAGCAACCCCCAAAAACAAGGTCACACTATAAATGCGCACAAATACATGCTGTTATTTTTCGACGTCAGCAAAGGTACAAACCATCGTTTGACGTGTATCAGTATTGATTGTGTTTGGCTGGGGTACACCAGAACATTCTCGTAACTGATCAGGtctcatatttttcttttgcgCAATAAAAGATTGACATAGCAATAACGCAAATGTCACTCGGCATACTAGACACAGTACGTGTTTATTTTGACCaaagaaaaagaatataaaGGATCTTATCACGCTTACAGTATTATCCCATTCCTTATTTCTGACAACTAATTGTCTTAAAGggtcatggtcacgattttggtcaaaaattattttttcgattttaatattctcaatgcttcagtaaggcattttaaataggcaaccaaaattttagtgtcagtcgttgagttataagcgaattACAGAGctaacaattctttgctatgtaaacaaagcttttgtgaaagtgaaatttccagttttagacctaaaataaatgtgttaaccgttaggaattgtttatttatgcatagaatgaataagaagatagacaaatcagcttgtaaaaaatgttttactggtaaattgaacctatgtaaataaaaacaggacacgagccttgtttacatgacatagaactgtgagccctgtatcttgcttataactcaatgacTGACTCtcatatttcatttgatcattagaaatgcattcctgaagcattgtaaataataaaacagaaaaatatgatttgaccaaaatcgtgaccatgcccctttaaacctttgtttaataaaaaaaaattattcctcTTTAAAATAACTTCATGTCATATTagtaaattttatcaaaattttgaataaaaaacgaTAATCAACTTGATTCGATGAAGTTTTGGAATGTAAATTGAAGTCATTTCCTTTCCATTTTACGTTTGCTTgttcaaaacatattttctaaTCGTATTGAGAATGAAATATAATGAAGTAATTTGCATATTCGATCAATATATGATTGAGCGGATTACATTATGAAACTATCTAGTAACACTTATGTTAGGTTATTATTTGTTCTTTCAGGCTAAAATGTTCCCATTGACAGGCCGATATTAGTAATCTTAAACATCAGCATGATATTGCATTAAATGTCGGACTTTTACAGTTCTGATATCCTTAAATATCAGACTGACTTGagtaagtaaaaataaacttttaatttcAGAGAGCAGTTCAACATCTGCCTACTGCCTATTTGCACAaaaaatgacaactattttggaaaattttaaaaggctCTTTGCCTCCTGGATCCCATTCGAAAATGGACACCTGGTTTGTAAGCTTTGTACAATGTAGATAAAGATTATCAACAATTACATTACCCTAATGTGTGTCTCATATGACTTTAGACAGGGTGCTAAAATGTGATAAAGTGTattatatattgaaattttatttgttatgttGGCATGTGACActtgaataaataatgaattacTTACTTTCTTGAGATTGAAAAAGCTACATACCATCTTTGCCTATTCTCTTTGACATCCTGTGCCAAAGTAATTTGAGCCTTCCTAAGTTTGGAGTGGACGATTCACATCTCCGTTCACAAAGAATTGTTGTGGCCGGCTGGGGAAATACCGATGTTATCACTACGGAGAATATGCTGAAGGCATACACTACACCGAGGCTTTTTTGACACATCACctgtaaaataattagaaaaaatattagatgaatcttcactatattcaatttgaatgATATAAATGTTGCGTTTAAAATTGTTGGCAAAAAAGTTTTCGTTTTGATTCTGGGCGCCAAATGATGGCGGTTTgataaaaatgtgataaaacataggaattttattgtttttcctcttgtaaatgtataaaataatcaatGGAATAAGtgttttgagaaaaaatgtCCAATTTTTATAACCAGAAATATGATAGAAATGTTAATTGTTACAAACTGTATTTGTTCATTTGTCAAATCAGATTAACTTTGCCAAGGCcctgtttgttaaaacaaaaatatataatttccaACGTTGTGAAATTAGCTGTAGAGGCACGCAACAAGATTTTTTGCAAACTGTTAGATTCGTATTTCCCAACAGCATAGTCACTTGTCTAATTGAATTCGATCCATTTTTTGCTACTCTCATCTGTCAACCATCGACATTTAAACAACCCAGTGGAATCGCCACTTCTCACCAAGGTATTATATTTTGAGTCACCATAATTTTGATGATTATTACTGAATGAGATGCGTTTTCATGCGAACAATAAACAAGAGATTCTCTTGAGACGCGTTTAAAGCacataataattgtttaattgtttaaccATTTAATATTTGAGATTGCGACAAGCAGCCACATTTGTGGCCTGAATTAGTTTTATTAATGTATATCTAAGACATAAAGTATATCATTAGCCTCTTGTAGTGTCTTGTACCATTTTTTATCttgtttgctttgttttgtttctttaaacCTTAGTCTGTCTTTAGTATTTTATAACCTGAATTATTATTCTTTGATTATTTGGATTTCTTTATATAGAAAAATCAGTCGGAaaccaaaataataaaaacacattttggAAACTAAAACCGacataaaaattaacaaactttgtgcaaaaagctttttaaaaagtcatattGCAATTAATAAGTTTTCaacaacatttatttattttatttatatgttagaattttgtttaattttaccTCATATCTGagaagtttttttttggttcaatacatttatttgtagCATCTCGTCAAACACACAAGAGTTGATTATAGTGTAATATTCACTACCAAAGAATAGCACAATTTCTTGACCTGGTTTCAACGATTTTTTCTTTCCATATATCCTTCAAAATGTAAAGCAGTGTTAAGgacaaaagcatttattttgGTGAAACCATTAATCTTGGTAGCGACCAGTGAAATATCTCTAACGAGTAATAATCGAATATGACGCCGAGGGTATACTCTGAACGCTAAAAACCAATCTATGTAAGCTAATTGCTCGTCAAGATAAAACACAATCTGATGACAATATATTGTGGTGTGTAAGGTTATTATATATCTTCATTTGTTAATTTGCAGGTTTGCCTGCTAATCTGACATGCCATTAAATGAATTGTACCCCAATGTGAAACAAAGAGATGTGAAAAGGTGTTAACTAGCGGTTTCGTATGTCTTTATTTCCTTAATTTCTGAATATAGAATGGGAttctattttttgttataatatcTTTACGAGGTCAGGAGAAAGTGTTGCTGCTTATTCATTGAGTTTccttttctttcagaaaaataccaacaataaTTTTTCTCATAGAATAAACATTATTCCAGTggcatattttaaatttcctatcggaatgaAAAATTTCCTGCAGCAATTCAAGTTCCAataggatttgaacaaaactcctgtaagattttaaaattcagtaGGAAATCTTAATTTCCTAAGAGAAAACTTCCCGTTTGAATTAAAATCCAGTAAGAAATACTTTTCACCAACAGTaaaaatatttcctgtaggattttttataaaaacctaAAGGATTTTCAACTTTTACTGTAGAAAAAGTATTTTCTTCTATATGAATTAGTATTTTCCTAAcggatattaattttaaaaagtataacaCCGGTCAGTTGAgatacattaaaaacaaaagtggttgtGTGTATACTCTTTACACAATGGTCATTCATTTTCCATGAATTttacgaaactgcatcttaagcggtgAAAAAATGCTACCTTGGCACTGGTATAATAATTTGACAGTGTTACGTACAAAATAACTGAAATGCTGTAATTTCTAGCAGGATTTATAAATAAGccaaagataaaatatatagttatttttcaaatgaacgGCTGacaaaatgcaaacatttttaatgaGACAAACAGTTTAATGTATACCAAAAAggctttttattttatcatttttatttcaagcacCTTAACTTCTCTAAAAAGGTTTTTGGCATATACATAAACTTTGTTAATAAGCATATACTTTTCATTATATAATACATTCTTTGGTTAGTAGAGTAGCATTTTTTACTTTCGCCATAACAAAATTGCACTTTGAAAAGTTCCTTGGGACATTAATTGTTTTTCTAGTGCAAATAATCAGAAAATCAGCCGATTAAAGCTAATTTCAAGGCTCTTGCGATATCTGCCtcatataaaaaacaaatgagGAACTTTACACGCAGATCTTCTAGTAATTATCACTCGCGGAAAAAACATGAACGATACAAGACACTATGATGATGCTCTTTTCTTTAAggaaaaaacttcaaaacatGACTCAAGGAGGATTTCTTAAGAACATAGCAGTCTTCCTCCCTTTCTGTCTGTACAATTGTAGAGTAAATTTGAATATGATACAGACCGAACTAAGTTGAGTTAATAAGAGTGTTTCGAAAAGGATCTGGAGGTATAATGTTTCTAGGAATATTATAAGTACAATTATAATTTCTCTTGTAttcaatgaacaaaaataaaagtagaAGCGTTCtggtattgattttatatttttgaagttAAAAACATATAGATAACAATATAATGCTTACGATGAGTagcatttcaaaatgtaaaaagaagCCTGGTTcttgttttatacatgtaaccgATATAATATCTGGAAGGCCTTGAACATGTCAACCTCGTTCAGGTAACATTGCCTCATGTTATATAAAGAGTCTAtacatatttattgatttttttatgaaaagtgcGAACTATCCTTTAAAGCTAAATGATACAAAGTAacattaaaaaggaaataatatGTAGGCTGAAATATAAGCGCATACCTTAAGCATCCGTTCGGAGGAGGGTAATGTTTGCATGTCTGTAGCTGTCTCACATGCTTCAGAAATCGAGGGAAGAAATATCACTAAGTGATAATGAACAAAGTCTCCAGCAATTTATAGGAGGGAATGTTAAATATTTCATCACTATCTTCTGAGTATGATCCTCTTTTtcgtaaaatacaaattaaaagaaGAGGAGCGGTGGGTCCCAGGCTGGCAATAATTGTTCTGAGAGACAATTGTGTGGGGACAACACACAGAGTTTTTTTGTGAGGCTCAACAGCTTACTAATTTTCTTAATTACTTGATCATATAACTGTTTAATTTGTCATTGAGTCATTACAATTTAATATGCATGCTTTCTCGTACAAATTGCTAGCAGACAATAAAGTGGTTATGTTGACCTAGTCGATATGAACGAATTTCAGACAGATCtctttttaatattaaagaCACAGCGGGTGTATTTTGACTTACATTTCCATAGGATGTCGCGATGTTATTTAAAAGTTATAGAATAAACGGTAAAGCAAACCAGTTTAACCATCTTTTTAATCTACCCGATTTTGTTTATGATGGTTCGGTGATTGAATAAATTGATTAGAGAATCGATTATGATGAAGATATTAAAAGGATTTTGATTATTTCACCTGGAACAAGCCGAACACATTACATAGAAACAGGATTGGCCGGGAAGTACTGGTGCTGGGAATTACCAgtggtaaataccggtattttctgTCCTGGTGAATACAACTGATTTTCACTAAGCTGGGAAATACTGGAATTTACTaggaaatgaaaatttatattattcatttattagatttgtttaatgtaaaacatgtacatttatttaaaaaaaatataagcattaaatacaaaaaaactaTTTAGCATGCTTTGCCATTTCACTTTCAGTATTATAAATCTTGTattcatatatctatatatatatatatatatatatatatatatatatatatatatatatatatatatatatatatatatatatatatatgtttctgTCCTGATTGATTGCTcccaaattttgtattttacagatttataatcATTCAAAGCACAAAATAGACATAAAATGAAACGTTTTGTTTTCTGCTTACAATAACTGTATAGATGcacctatagtctgtcccaagttattgcttcatTCTACCCATACAAggacaattttcaaaatgttactCCAAACATCATATGAAGTGTAATGGCTAAGTTTTACCTAATCATTAGTAATTTCTCTCAACAGTTAGAGAATAAAAGGACCTAAAAGACCTAAAAGAAGAAAAGACGTTTGAGCTCCGTCAATAGTGAAAGATATGGAGTATTTTGGAGAAGGTGGTTTAGTGGGTGTAGGGATATATCcgtttttcaaatgtaaagtaTGAATCGcctattttgtttaaaacgtaCGTTGTaacttcaatatttaaaaaatctagtTTAATTTATTTCGCTTTATACTGATATAGAAGCGTTCAAAATAAGTGTGCCATTAGATCGATctattatgtaatttgtaaaaaaaaaaatgccctCTGGTCATGCTGTCATAAGAATCCCCTAAGGCAATTGagttaaaagaatattttaattgtCAATTTCGAAGTTTTGATCATTTCTATTTTCCATTTTTACCATAAAATTATTCTGGATTAGACCTGTAAAGGTTGACCAATTTAAACACAGTTTTCAAGAACTATGACTAAAAAATATGGGTCAGGGctgatttgatttaaaatcatttaacattgaatgtatttttttttcggtTGACCTTCTACATATATGTTAAAAGAGAAAATTGCTTGCGGCAACGGATATCCTTCAACTGCTTTAAAAGAGTGTCCAATTACAAAAATCCAATTCATATAAAATTCGTTCCTAGATTCTGATGGAGAGGATGTCAATGATAGAGAAAAACACTTGACCCTGACACAGTAAGTTGAATCTAAATCAAGATTTACATGAACCCTGCATAAAGGACGGCTTGTTTTAAATGATAggtgtagatttttaaaaaataatattttattatctaatttatttcattttatcataatgttTTATCGAAAACTTTCATTAttaattctatgtaaaaatcaaagttttatataATTGACCGGTCACGCATAGTcccttattttttgtttcttgcaTGTACACTTATCAGTGTTCAATTCAACAAGACCAGTAAACTGACTGCTAGAGTTAACTGTTGCCGTAGTATTTGACCTAATTGTAACActttaaaatgtgcattttttaccatttttgtCACAAAGTGCTGCAGTTACTCATAGTTGGCTCTTCAATCAGtttaacattacatttttaCTCACTATTATCATGGTAAcgggaccacatagcaacaGTTAAATGTTAAATCGTTTTTAACtttgatacatacatgtatcaaatccTATCAAATTGTTAACTGTGAA
This genomic window from Magallana gigas chromosome 5, xbMagGiga1.1, whole genome shotgun sequence contains:
- the LOC105342826 gene encoding uncharacterized protein produces the protein MQTLPSSERMLKVMCQKSLGVVYAFSIFSVVITSVFPQPATTILCERRCESSTPNLGRLKLLWHRMSKRIGKDDMSFAAFVQSLIAASERYSRLEPVGNYLITMIDRYQDCVKACEHQHSKRAEERTADSYIRKQICISKGLCL